The DNA region TGCGCTATATGACGCCCCATAAGCTGATGCGGTATGCTACGGAACAGTTTGCCACACACCGAAAGACCTCTTATTACGCCCCCGGTTATTATTCCATGCGTGAGATGATGTCCGACTATAAGGATTACCTTTGTATGTGCGAACTATTGGAGCACGATATGAAAAGCAGCTTTGTCCTGTTTCCGAATGATTTGAAGGCGGAGCATGACCGGGTAAATGATATGTCCCGAAATGATGTGTCGCAGGCGTATGATCGGAGAATTGCCAAAATGTTTGAGGGATTGCAGCACCGTTACGGATACACCCAAATGGGGTTTGTTGTTATTCCTCCGCATTCCGCAAAAGAGATCACACAGGAGGGCGATAAACTGCACCACTGTGTCGGACGCTATGTGAAAGATGTGGTAAAAAATAATACCACGATCCTTTTCATCCGAAAAGCGTCCGCACCGAAAAAGCCGTATTGTACGGTAGAGGTGAAGCATGGGGATGTCATTCAGGCAAGGATCCAGAACAACGTTGTCCCGCCGCCCAAGGTGAAGAGATTTATCGAAAGCTGGAAAGAAAATGTGCTATACGCACCTGCTCTTGAACGGGCAGCATAACGAGAAAGGATGATATAGAATGAAAGAAAGATTGATACGGCAGCGTGAACTGACCGCCCGGCTCAATACATATCGGGACGAGTATTACAACCAAAATGCTCCGTCAGTATCGGACGCTGTATATGACCGGCTCTTTGATGAGCTGACTGAACTGGAGGAAGAAACCGGCGTGGTGATGTCCAATTCACCGACGCAGACCGTGGGCTACCCCGTTGTGTCGAGGCTGCCGCAGGCAAAGCACGATATTCCGCTGTTATCGCTGGATAAGACAAAGCTGATAAGCGAGCTGCTTGCATTTCAGGACGGCCGCACAGTGGATTTCTCACTGAAGCTGGACGGACTGACGACCGAGATCATTTATGAGGGCGGCCTTCTGCAACGGCTCTCTACCCGGGGCGACGGCGACATCGGTGAGGATATTACCCACAACGCCGAAGCCATCGAAGGAATACCGGTGCAGATCCCGTACAAGGAAAGACTGGTCGTTGCCGGTGAGAGTTTTATTCACTGTAACGACTTTGAACGGCTGCGCCAAAAGCTGGTTGACAGTACGGGAAAGCCGTACCGAAACAGCCGCAATCTTGCCGCTGGCTCCGTCCGTGCTTACAATTCTGCGGTATGCGCCAAGCGGTGCGTCCACTTTTTGCCCTTTGCGGTCATAGAGGGACTGCCGGAGATCGAGGCCGAGACGGACAGCAAACGCATGAAGCTGGCAAAGCTCACTGAATTCGGCTTCGGCAGAGTGCGCTCTATTCAGTTTGCAACGGCAAATAACGATATGATGGATCTGCACATTAAGGTACTGCGGGACAAAGCGGCCGAGGAAGATCTGCCGATCGACGGACTGGTCATGACCTATGACTCCATTTCCTACTCCCGCACCTGCGGACGGACAGGGCACCATTTCAAGGATGGTCTTGCCTTTAAGTTTGAAGACGAGCTCTTTGAAACAAGGCTCGACCACATTGAGTGGACGCCGACCCGTTCCGGTGAGATCTCTCCGGTAGCTGTTTTTGACACGGTAGAGATCGACGGATGCGAGGTGTCCCGTGCAACGCTGCACAACCTCTCTTTTATTGAGGGGCTTGAGTTGATGCCGGGCAACCGCATTCTGGTGAGTAAGCGGAACATGATCATCCCTCAGGTCGAAGAAAACCTTGACCGTGGAGATTTTTCAATGGAAGTGCTGGTTCC from Vescimonas fastidiosa includes:
- the ligA gene encoding NAD-dependent DNA ligase LigA — translated: MKERLIRQRELTARLNTYRDEYYNQNAPSVSDAVYDRLFDELTELEEETGVVMSNSPTQTVGYPVVSRLPQAKHDIPLLSLDKTKLISELLAFQDGRTVDFSLKLDGLTTEIIYEGGLLQRLSTRGDGDIGEDITHNAEAIEGIPVQIPYKERLVVAGESFIHCNDFERLRQKLVDSTGKPYRNSRNLAAGSVRAYNSAVCAKRCVHFLPFAVIEGLPEIEAETDSKRMKLAKLTEFGFGRVRSIQFATANNDMMDLHIKVLRDKAAEEDLPIDGLVMTYDSISYSRTCGRTGHHFKDGLAFKFEDELFETRLDHIEWTPTRSGEISPVAVFDTVEIDGCEVSRATLHNLSFIEGLELMPGNRILVSKRNMIIPQVEENLDRGDFSMEVLVPSLCPCCGYQTMIHTTQKRTDGEQKLTKTLFCHNPNCASQNLRKFVHFVGKKAMDIDGLSEATLEQFIARGWLQDFTDIYRLDNHRDEIIRMDGFGERSWQRLWDAIQKSRNTTFERYLIAMDIPMIGNTASAALGRCFDQSLRAFEVAVDSGYDFTQLPDFGETLHNNIHEWFSVEENRILWEELKPMVNIEKKETAMSVVQDNPFVGKTLVVTGKVEPYTRDGINAKIYSLGAKAGSSVSKNTDYLICGENAGSKLAKAQALGVAVLSPAEFFRMIGE